A region of Anolis sagrei isolate rAnoSag1 chromosome 2, rAnoSag1.mat, whole genome shotgun sequence DNA encodes the following proteins:
- the MYCBPAP gene encoding MYCBP-associated protein isoform X2, whose product MMSSKPGKKESRNSRTPPEKKRIKTLEVPSCPVQEEPEPVSSVLQGDEIQALAIKLEDLAKLRTARLPQEEKEKSHVTKKFLVRRSRPQEVKKKAQFLVAYPTLSDESKKTLHYSGIEGPVIDSYGHILPHTILGTLQEFKEEALRRGHSQVANLVPDDSQLTCGVPILAKYREKHEEEKKTEQRPSSQDMALQNWHRNMAIRRKQQKKLSEYLQKSESNLLMNFSEHYRRIQEQRTLIDRSIPALFSGKGYSGHEFWTEPVCFGDEVSGLAVTLGQTERGFPEEVTHVGKPHRIWMEMGTRPPKYEVFHYTWEKSLFLKHRRNELKEVLEKLDFYSPDIEGLEVIGRNRPFTSVSAKSFSVSEDKEFLDERKSPDLLEEYPDIFSEPVLGPSLKFCGQPARWINSTVQKGEVGIAARVTFGILVGEKAESLLTVTNDGTAAIWYDWRRLPPPFSFQEKKRKGVQNFYFNTRSGVILPGETKRFSFIFKSMNTGIFSESWEFSTHPTLLGGAVLQVTLWGVALYEDISSGIRDELQKTLESHEAAVIVEENLRDLLDRIRTPERARSPLDAYVTEEELFQRKNPELYYKHQVVRELHNLWDKLMNPPQVVEVYMNMTHSESPPKSVAEAQKSPEDTPHRKSISPGLSKLRKSVVEEVTPRLAEPVVQQMKPVEPADRVEWNLSVADFKQSVLAIPEEDEREAALTQLNKAALELCMAPVTTQTELLYHICFQLWCEVIDGLVTRSLTLRSLLGMPEKDTYLEVVPEESAEVKPVPVKTAKEERRVQREDRKAAAKEKEKGKASKEERSNSRKMKQKEERKSKSAAKEAKDAVVISVDAAEAEQPDRREQVDPVVQEKYRENLYVEVYGLLNSMMNKMVFLFEELKKDTPEGKAKTHFI is encoded by the exons ATGATGAGTAGCAAGCCAGGGAAGAAGGAGTCGCGCAACAGCAGGACGCCCCCCG AAAAGAAAAGGATAAAGACACTTGAGGTGCCTTCCTGCCCGGTGCAAGAGGAGCCAGAGCCTGTGAGCAGTGTCCTGCAAGGGGATGAAATCCAAGCTTTAGCCATAAAATTAGAAGACTTAGCAAAG CTTCGCACAGCACGTCTTCctcaagaggagaaagagaaatctCATGTAACGAAGAAGTTCCTTGTTCGCAGATCCAGGCCTCAGGAGGTTAAGAAGAAAGCACAATTCCTGGTTGCTTATCCAACTCTCTCAGATGAGTCCAAGAAAACACTGCATTATTCTG GTATAGAAGGACCAGTAATTGACAGCTATGGACATATCCTTCCACACACGATCTTAGGAACTCTCCAGGAATTCAAAGAAGAAGCTTTAAGAAGGGGACACTCCCAG GTAGCAAATCTAGTTCCTGATGACTCCCAGCTTACATGTGGAGTCCCCATTTTGGCAAAGTATAGAGAGAAacatgaagaagaaaagaaaactgagCAGAGACCTTCATCACAGGACATGGCTCTCCAGAACTGGCACCGCAATATGGCAATCAGGAGGAAGCAGCAGAAGAAGCTGTCAG AATATCTTCAGAAATCAGAAAGCAACCTATTGATGAACTTTTCAGAGCATTACAGGAGAATTCAAGAACAGCGTACGTTGATTGATCGCAGCATTCCTGCCCTGTTCTCTGGAAAG GGCTATAGTGGACATGAATTCTGGACTGAGCCTGTATGCTTTGGCGATGAGGTCAGTGGCCTGGCGGTAACTCTGGGTCAGACTGAACGGGGCTTCCCGGAAGAAGTCACGCATGTTGGGAAACCTCACAGAATCTGGATGGAGATGG GTACCAGACCTCCAAAATACGAAGTATTTCATTATACTTGGGAGAAGAGTCTCTTTTTAAAGCATCGGCGAAATGAGTTAAAGGAAGTCTTGGAAAAACTGGATTTTTATAGCCCG GACATAGAGGGCCTGGAAGTCATAGGCAGAAATCGACCTTTCACTAGCGTATCTGCAAAGAGCTTTTCAGTCTCTGAAGATAAAGAATTTCTTGATGAAAGAAAAAGCCC AGACCTCTTAGAAGAATATCCAGATATCTTTTCAGAACCAGTACTGGGTCCTTCGCTGAAATTTTGTGGACAGCCAGCTCGCTGGATCAACTCTACAGTTCAGAAA GGAGAGGTTGGCATTGCTGCCCGGGTCACCTTTGGAATTCTGGTGGGAGAAAAGGCTGAATCTCTCCTCACAGTGACCAATGATGGCACTGCAGCCATCTGGTATGATTGGCGAAGGCTGCCTCCTCCATTTTCTTtccaggagaaaaagagaaaaggggtgcAGAATTTTTACTTTAACACCAGGTCAG gGGTTATTCTGCCTGGAGAAACCAAGAGGTTTTCCTTCATCTTCAAGTCCATGAACACAGGCATCTTCAGTGAGTCCTGGGAGTTTAGCACTCATCCCACATTATTAGGAGGGGCTGTGTTGCAAGTGACTTTATGGGGAGTTGCTCTGTATGAAGATATATCATCTGGAATCAGGGATGAGTTGCAG AAAACACTGGAATCTCATGAAGCTGCTGTCATTGTGGAAGAGAACCTGAGGGACCTGCTTGATCGAATTCGTACCCCAGAGCGAGCACGGTCCCCTCTTGACGCCTACGTCACGGAGGAAGAGTTATTCCAAAGAAAGAATCCAGAG CTCTACTATAAGCACCAAGTGGTAAGGGAGCTCCATAATTTATGGGACAAGCTCATGAATCCTCCTCAGGTGGTGGAAGTCTACATGAACATGACACACAGTGAATCCCCACCAAAGAGTGTGGCAGAAGCACAGAAGAGTCCTGAGGACACTCCTCACCGTAAGAGTATCTCTCCAGGTCTTTCAAAACTAAGGAAGTCTGTGGTAGAAGAGGTGACACCTCGCTTGGCTGAGCCTGTGGTGCAGCAGATGAAGCCAGTGGAGCCAGCGGATCGGGTTGAGTGGAATCTTTCAGTTGCAGATTTCAAACAG TCTGTGCTTGCAATCCCTGAGGAAGATGAGCGAGAAGCTGCCCTGACTCAGCTCAATAAAGCAGCGCTGGAACTTTGTATGGCGCCTGTGACGACACAGACAGAACTCTTGTACCACATTTG TTTCCAGTTGTGGTGTGAGGTAATTGATGGCCTTGTGACACGCTCTCTGACGCTCAGATCTCTGCTTGGTATGCCTGAGAAAGACACCTACCTCGAAGTTGTCCCAGAGGAGTCAG CTGAAGTAAAACCAGTACCTGTAAAGACGGCGAAGGAGGAACGGAGAGTTCAAAGAGAAGATAGGAAGGCTGCagcgaaagaaaaagaaaaaggaaaggcctCAAAAGAG GAGCGCTCAAACAGCAGAAAAATGAaacagaaagaggagagaaaatcaAAAAGTGCCGCAAAGGAAGCAAAAGATGCAGTCGTAATTTCTGTGGATGCTGCTGAAGCAGAACAACCAGACCGCCGTGAACAAGTGGATCCTGTTGTGCAGGAAAAATATCGTGAGAACCTTTATGTTGAA
- the MYCBPAP gene encoding MYCBP-associated protein isoform X1 — protein sequence MMSSKPGKKESRNSRTPPEKKRIKTLEVPSCPVQEEPEPVSSVLQGDEIQALAIKLEDLAKLRTARLPQEEKEKSHVTKKFLVRRSRPQEVKKKAQFLVAYPTLSDESKKTLHYSGIEGPVIDSYGHILPHTILGTLQEFKEEALRRGHSQVANLVPDDSQLTCGVPILAKYREKHEEEKKTEQRPSSQDMALQNWHRNMAIRRKQQKKLSEYLQKSESNLLMNFSEHYRRIQEQRTLIDRSIPALFSGKGYSGHEFWTEPVCFGDEVSGLAVTLGQTERGFPEEVTHVGKPHRIWMEMGTRPPKYEVFHYTWEKSLFLKHRRNELKEVLEKLDFYSPDIEGLEVIGRNRPFTSVSAKSFSVSEDKEFLDERKSPDLLEEYPDIFSEPVLGPSLKFCGQPARWINSTVQKGEVGIAARVTFGILVGEKAESLLTVTNDGTAAIWYDWRRLPPPFSFQEKKRKGVQNFYFNTRSGVILPGETKRFSFIFKSMNTGIFSESWEFSTHPTLLGGAVLQVTLWGVALYEDISSGIRDELQKTLESHEAAVIVEENLRDLLDRIRTPERARSPLDAYVTEEELFQRKNPELYYKHQVVRELHNLWDKLMNPPQVVEVYMNMTHSESPPKSVAEAQKSPEDTPHRKSISPGLSKLRKSVVEEVTPRLAEPVVQQMKPVEPADRVEWNLSVADFKQSVLAIPEEDEREAALTQLNKAALELCMAPVTTQTELLYHICFQLWCEVIDGLVTRSLTLRSLLGMPEKDTYLEVVPEESAEVKPVPVKTAKEERRVQREDRKAAAKEKEKGKASKEQERSNSRKMKQKEERKSKSAAKEAKDAVVISVDAAEAEQPDRREQVDPVVQEKYRENLYVEVYGLLNSMMNKMVFLFEELKKDTPEGKAKTHFI from the exons ATGATGAGTAGCAAGCCAGGGAAGAAGGAGTCGCGCAACAGCAGGACGCCCCCCG AAAAGAAAAGGATAAAGACACTTGAGGTGCCTTCCTGCCCGGTGCAAGAGGAGCCAGAGCCTGTGAGCAGTGTCCTGCAAGGGGATGAAATCCAAGCTTTAGCCATAAAATTAGAAGACTTAGCAAAG CTTCGCACAGCACGTCTTCctcaagaggagaaagagaaatctCATGTAACGAAGAAGTTCCTTGTTCGCAGATCCAGGCCTCAGGAGGTTAAGAAGAAAGCACAATTCCTGGTTGCTTATCCAACTCTCTCAGATGAGTCCAAGAAAACACTGCATTATTCTG GTATAGAAGGACCAGTAATTGACAGCTATGGACATATCCTTCCACACACGATCTTAGGAACTCTCCAGGAATTCAAAGAAGAAGCTTTAAGAAGGGGACACTCCCAG GTAGCAAATCTAGTTCCTGATGACTCCCAGCTTACATGTGGAGTCCCCATTTTGGCAAAGTATAGAGAGAAacatgaagaagaaaagaaaactgagCAGAGACCTTCATCACAGGACATGGCTCTCCAGAACTGGCACCGCAATATGGCAATCAGGAGGAAGCAGCAGAAGAAGCTGTCAG AATATCTTCAGAAATCAGAAAGCAACCTATTGATGAACTTTTCAGAGCATTACAGGAGAATTCAAGAACAGCGTACGTTGATTGATCGCAGCATTCCTGCCCTGTTCTCTGGAAAG GGCTATAGTGGACATGAATTCTGGACTGAGCCTGTATGCTTTGGCGATGAGGTCAGTGGCCTGGCGGTAACTCTGGGTCAGACTGAACGGGGCTTCCCGGAAGAAGTCACGCATGTTGGGAAACCTCACAGAATCTGGATGGAGATGG GTACCAGACCTCCAAAATACGAAGTATTTCATTATACTTGGGAGAAGAGTCTCTTTTTAAAGCATCGGCGAAATGAGTTAAAGGAAGTCTTGGAAAAACTGGATTTTTATAGCCCG GACATAGAGGGCCTGGAAGTCATAGGCAGAAATCGACCTTTCACTAGCGTATCTGCAAAGAGCTTTTCAGTCTCTGAAGATAAAGAATTTCTTGATGAAAGAAAAAGCCC AGACCTCTTAGAAGAATATCCAGATATCTTTTCAGAACCAGTACTGGGTCCTTCGCTGAAATTTTGTGGACAGCCAGCTCGCTGGATCAACTCTACAGTTCAGAAA GGAGAGGTTGGCATTGCTGCCCGGGTCACCTTTGGAATTCTGGTGGGAGAAAAGGCTGAATCTCTCCTCACAGTGACCAATGATGGCACTGCAGCCATCTGGTATGATTGGCGAAGGCTGCCTCCTCCATTTTCTTtccaggagaaaaagagaaaaggggtgcAGAATTTTTACTTTAACACCAGGTCAG gGGTTATTCTGCCTGGAGAAACCAAGAGGTTTTCCTTCATCTTCAAGTCCATGAACACAGGCATCTTCAGTGAGTCCTGGGAGTTTAGCACTCATCCCACATTATTAGGAGGGGCTGTGTTGCAAGTGACTTTATGGGGAGTTGCTCTGTATGAAGATATATCATCTGGAATCAGGGATGAGTTGCAG AAAACACTGGAATCTCATGAAGCTGCTGTCATTGTGGAAGAGAACCTGAGGGACCTGCTTGATCGAATTCGTACCCCAGAGCGAGCACGGTCCCCTCTTGACGCCTACGTCACGGAGGAAGAGTTATTCCAAAGAAAGAATCCAGAG CTCTACTATAAGCACCAAGTGGTAAGGGAGCTCCATAATTTATGGGACAAGCTCATGAATCCTCCTCAGGTGGTGGAAGTCTACATGAACATGACACACAGTGAATCCCCACCAAAGAGTGTGGCAGAAGCACAGAAGAGTCCTGAGGACACTCCTCACCGTAAGAGTATCTCTCCAGGTCTTTCAAAACTAAGGAAGTCTGTGGTAGAAGAGGTGACACCTCGCTTGGCTGAGCCTGTGGTGCAGCAGATGAAGCCAGTGGAGCCAGCGGATCGGGTTGAGTGGAATCTTTCAGTTGCAGATTTCAAACAG TCTGTGCTTGCAATCCCTGAGGAAGATGAGCGAGAAGCTGCCCTGACTCAGCTCAATAAAGCAGCGCTGGAACTTTGTATGGCGCCTGTGACGACACAGACAGAACTCTTGTACCACATTTG TTTCCAGTTGTGGTGTGAGGTAATTGATGGCCTTGTGACACGCTCTCTGACGCTCAGATCTCTGCTTGGTATGCCTGAGAAAGACACCTACCTCGAAGTTGTCCCAGAGGAGTCAG CTGAAGTAAAACCAGTACCTGTAAAGACGGCGAAGGAGGAACGGAGAGTTCAAAGAGAAGATAGGAAGGCTGCagcgaaagaaaaagaaaaaggaaaggcctCAAAAGAG CAGGAGCGCTCAAACAGCAGAAAAATGAaacagaaagaggagagaaaatcaAAAAGTGCCGCAAAGGAAGCAAAAGATGCAGTCGTAATTTCTGTGGATGCTGCTGAAGCAGAACAACCAGACCGCCGTGAACAAGTGGATCCTGTTGTGCAGGAAAAATATCGTGAGAACCTTTATGTTGAA